A segment of the Triticum dicoccoides isolate Atlit2015 ecotype Zavitan unplaced genomic scaffold, WEW_v2.0 scaffold54030, whole genome shotgun sequence genome:
GAACAGATTGAGCCTACGTACGTAGCTAGATAAATTTGAGCCATGGCTTCCGGCTCTAGCTGTAGGGCATGGCATTGCTTGCttgccctcttcctcctctcctcttccgCGTATGGTCAGCTGTCGCCGTCGTTCTACGCGAAGACCTGCCCGACGCTGGAACTCATTGTGCGCTCCACAGTGACCAAGGCAGTCCTCGTCGAGCGCCGAATGGGGGCGTCCCTCCTTAGGCTCCACTTCCATGACTGCTTTGTTCAAGTAATTACACACTAAACCTTTAAGCAAACATAGTTATGTCCATTGATTTACGGAGAAGGTCAGGTCAGGATTAATGGTGAAATTTTGTTATATGTGTAGGGCTGTGACGGGTCCATTCTCTTGGATGACAAGGGTAGCTTCGTGGGCGAGAAGTCCGCCCTTCCCAACGTGAATTCGGTGCGTGGCTTCGAGGTGATCGACGAGATCAAGAAGAACGTGGAGCTGGTCTGCCCTGGcgtcgtctcctgcgccgacatcaACGCCCTAGCAGCACGGACGGCGTGGTTCTGGTACGTACATACAATCAATGACAGTGGGCACGTGCACTGCAGTTTTCTGGTTACTGACAATGCTTCGATCGGTATGCGTACGTTGTTCCTCCAGCTAGGCGGGCCCAGCTGGCCTGTGCCGCTTGGCCAGCGGGACTCGACGACGGCCAGCCTGAATGCGGCGAACAGCGACATCCCGACGCCTGACTATAACCTGGAGCAGCTCATCTCTGCGT
Coding sequences within it:
- the LOC119346893 gene encoding peroxidase 70-like, whose protein sequence is MASGSSCRAWHCLLALFLLSSSAYGQLSPSFYAKTCPTLELIVRSTVTKAVLVERRMGASLLRLHFHDCFVQGCDGSILLDDKGSFVGEKSALPNVNSVRGFEVIDEIKKNVELVCPGVVSCADINALAARTACFLLGGPSWPVPLGQRDSTTASLNAANSDIPTPDYNLEQLISAFNKHQLSPRDMTALFGAHTIGYSQCLNFRDHIYNGTNIDPAFAALRKRTCPAQAPNGDTNLAPLDVQTTLVFDIAYYRNLVTKRGLLNSDQELFNGGSQDALVSQYATNPALFPSDFVTAIIKMSKLSPPPGTPTQIRRNCRVVNS